The following are encoded in a window of Litoribrevibacter albus genomic DNA:
- a CDS encoding competence protein CoiA, with protein MKYSLVENRKVKAAPRLRGKCYFCGTETIAKCGSKIKWHWAHMRHNKCDTWWENETQWHRDWKSHWPDVNQEVVHFDSKGEKHIADVKNNNSIVIEFQNSPISETELVSREEFYNDMIWVVNGEKFVHNMRYGAKLPDPNHPLCNNIAVNEDFSKNFGYRKSFTFFHISDYAGPHQLVEIHSSEEIKDIIEHTHIGHYLFKWRNPRYVWFKSSKPVLFDFGTGVLWQLMRFNDHSSYCIAAYLKDDFIKDFGGSTSSEALKSF; from the coding sequence TTGAAATATTCACTAGTTGAGAATAGGAAAGTAAAAGCGGCCCCAAGACTAAGAGGAAAGTGCTATTTTTGTGGTACTGAAACCATTGCTAAATGTGGTAGCAAAATTAAATGGCACTGGGCTCATATGCGGCATAATAAGTGCGACACATGGTGGGAAAATGAAACTCAATGGCATAGAGACTGGAAAAGTCATTGGCCCGATGTAAACCAAGAAGTAGTTCATTTCGACTCTAAAGGTGAAAAGCATATTGCTGATGTCAAAAACAATAACTCTATAGTTATTGAATTTCAGAATTCCCCCATCTCTGAAACTGAATTAGTTTCTAGAGAAGAGTTCTACAACGACATGATCTGGGTAGTTAATGGCGAAAAGTTTGTACACAACATGAGATACGGTGCCAAATTACCAGACCCTAACCATCCACTATGTAACAACATCGCAGTTAATGAAGATTTCTCTAAGAATTTTGGATATAGAAAGAGTTTCACTTTTTTCCATATCTCTGACTATGCAGGCCCCCATCAACTTGTTGAGATCCATAGTTCAGAAGAGATCAAAGATATAATCGAACATACCCATATTGGACACTATCTATTCAAGTGGAGGAATCCGAGATACGTATGGTTCAAATCAAGTAAGCCGGTACTATTTGACTTCGGAACAGGAGTTTTATGGCAACTAATGCGTTTTAATGATCATAGTAGCTATTGCATAGCTGCATATTTGAAAGATGATTTCATCAAAGATTTTGGCGGCTCAACATCATCAGAAGCATTAAAGTCTTTCTAG
- the plsY gene encoding glycerol-3-phosphate 1-O-acyltransferase PlsY: MEHSILFSLLFLVLAYLLGSLPTALVISRFQGLNDPRQAGSGNAGATNMMRLYGKSIALLTLLGDVFKGFCVVWAYQVWFEPNLLWITLTGLAVILGHIYPIFFQFKGGKGVATILGVMLATSWGLALFTLFCWLIALFITRISGHAALTAALISPTVAFILDDPFTLLWLACSLVLVFSHRSNIKQLIASKKSFAE, from the coding sequence ATGGAACATTCCATCCTCTTTTCACTGCTGTTTTTAGTCCTTGCCTATCTGCTGGGATCCTTACCAACAGCACTTGTCATTAGTCGCTTTCAAGGCTTGAATGATCCAAGACAAGCTGGCTCAGGCAATGCCGGCGCCACCAACATGATGCGCCTTTATGGCAAAAGCATCGCGCTGCTTACCCTGCTGGGAGATGTTTTCAAAGGCTTCTGTGTGGTTTGGGCCTATCAAGTCTGGTTTGAACCGAATTTGCTGTGGATAACACTCACCGGGCTGGCAGTGATTCTCGGGCATATTTACCCAATTTTTTTCCAATTCAAAGGTGGAAAAGGCGTCGCAACGATTCTTGGCGTGATGCTGGCTACTTCCTGGGGATTAGCACTGTTCACACTTTTTTGTTGGTTAATCGCCCTATTCATTACCCGAATCTCTGGACACGCAGCGCTCACGGCTGCACTCATCAGCCCAACCGTGGCCTTTATTCTTGATGACCCGTTCACTCTGCTCTGGCTCGCATGCAGCCTAGTCTTAGTGTTCAGCCATAGAAGTAACATCAAACAACTGATTGCTTCAAAGAAAAGCTTCGCAGAATAA
- a CDS encoding pteridine reductase, which produces MKNSDQTAKTTLTVLITGAAQRLGAAMSRAFHSKGFKVIVHYHRSSEAAESLLTELNSIRPESAFPCQGKLSDIDQLVAQISDITDRLDVLINNASAFYPTQIGNTTEEHWNELFESNAKAPLFLTQALLPLLTSEETTSHQPSCVINMLDIHAQRPLKDHTIYCMAKAANQMMTLSLAKDLAPKIRVNGIAPGAILWPDQEGDVSESYKQQTLEKIPAARMGSMEDIVETALFLATGPSYITGEIISVDGGRRLYS; this is translated from the coding sequence ATGAAAAACTCAGATCAAACCGCTAAAACTACACTAACCGTATTAATCACAGGTGCCGCCCAACGCCTTGGTGCCGCCATGAGCAGAGCATTCCACAGCAAAGGTTTCAAGGTAATTGTTCATTACCACCGCTCTTCGGAGGCGGCGGAATCACTATTAACTGAGCTCAATAGCATACGCCCGGAGTCGGCCTTTCCATGTCAGGGGAAACTGAGCGACATTGATCAACTGGTCGCCCAGATATCAGATATCACAGATCGTCTCGATGTACTGATCAACAACGCTTCGGCCTTCTACCCGACACAAATAGGTAATACAACGGAAGAGCATTGGAACGAACTCTTTGAAAGCAACGCCAAAGCCCCGCTGTTCTTAACTCAGGCCTTATTGCCATTATTGACCTCAGAAGAAACCACGTCCCATCAGCCGAGCTGTGTCATCAACATGCTGGATATCCATGCACAAAGACCACTGAAAGATCACACGATTTACTGCATGGCGAAAGCCGCTAACCAGATGATGACGTTATCCCTGGCGAAAGACTTGGCACCCAAGATTCGGGTTAATGGTATTGCACCTGGTGCCATTCTTTGGCCGGATCAAGAGGGGGATGTGTCAGAGAGTTACAAACAACAGACGCTAGAGAAAATTCCTGCCGCACGCATGGGCAGCATGGAAGACATTGTCGAGACAGCGTTGTTTTTAGCAACAGGCCCCAGTTACATAACCGGGGAGATCATTTCTGTGGATGGTGGTCGTAGACTGTATAGTTGA
- the folB gene encoding dihydroneopterin aldolase — protein MDKTFIRDLKVHAIIGVYDFERKHAQPLSFDIEMTSDLTKAGESDDLNYAINYAAVSQDVIDLTKSLKPQLIERLADAVAAMILEKYQPESVTIRISKPDAVAAASAVGVEITRSKNSQR, from the coding sequence ATGGATAAAACCTTTATTCGCGACTTAAAAGTGCACGCCATTATTGGCGTTTATGACTTTGAGCGAAAACATGCCCAACCACTTAGTTTTGATATCGAAATGACCTCTGACCTGACAAAAGCAGGCGAGAGTGATGATCTGAATTATGCGATTAATTACGCTGCGGTTAGCCAGGACGTGATTGATCTGACCAAATCGCTCAAACCTCAGTTGATTGAGCGCTTGGCGGATGCGGTGGCGGCTATGATATTGGAAAAGTATCAGCCGGAGTCGGTCACTATTCGAATCTCAAAACCGGATGCGGTGGCTGCGGCATCAGCGGTTGGCGTCGAAATTACGCGTTCAAAGAATTCTCAGAGGTAA
- a CDS encoding Abi-alpha family protein, with protein MTNENNNVIAEKLAVPIYEDALKPFTKEISKGLTSIARMANAGIFLVEDGVHALTNVLRMTAHNLACLPPEQITFERPRVALQALNEAKFAINEEEIQHLFSNLISSSLDNSMN; from the coding sequence ATGACAAACGAAAACAACAACGTTATAGCAGAGAAACTTGCTGTACCTATTTATGAAGATGCCCTTAAGCCTTTCACTAAAGAAATCTCAAAAGGTTTAACTTCTATTGCTAGAATGGCTAATGCAGGTATCTTTTTAGTAGAAGATGGCGTTCACGCTCTAACCAATGTCTTACGAATGACAGCTCACAACTTAGCATGCTTACCACCAGAACAAATAACATTCGAAAGGCCTAGGGTTGCCCTTCAAGCATTAAACGAGGCGAAGTTTGCGATAAATGAAGAAGAAATACAGCATCTATTTTCAAATCTAATATCTTCTAGTTTAGACAACTCTATGAATTAA
- a CDS encoding Lnb N-terminal periplasmic domain-containing protein: MLRCLKGSIFASFFICLIQTSVFAEELIRVGESALLTTALSERALSQGLDQHPTWLALLHSKNGESRISDENFILSRSHFSSRNELLASIDVLFGRQLDAQYLCKFPARTLWLSTSLSLKSPDFSHCESFVEFKEKAPVDKVSLVYSSENLTQPSSMMGHVFLKLGGQGSDGHQVEHAVSYFTEITGINVPKIIFESLFLGKKGYFALSPYAEKEKYYLDAEQRNLWSYQLRLSPGQAELIQAHIWELKQARLEYFFQDYNCATLLTFLLGTAHSELLSEDELWITPLDLVKLVNQYKLVDQVTVIPANKWKLRMLSENLNDDVQQQIMNAITTQNFDVIKDRSFDSNAFLMAELTGSYLDYMLEQGTLAPNDWAQLTDTLNETRSTLSDDFSIDVSQYKNPLKTPPDSQVFGGFVYEQGTEKLKFGFLPTSHTLEDDNRQFFSENELKLGSLSLLYSPEKSRLELEEFELYSAVSLIPYDRFSGGVSGRFRFGIEQHYDEHLNNKSAVNIGGGIGLGQSFSQDGFFYGLLAGGVAATSEEEYLYLDPEIGMVLHEVFDMKSIISYQYLWNQRASKSDISSLKFVQSKFINQNFSVIFQYEHLWNDAQAEDRFELLSKYYF; encoded by the coding sequence ATGTTGCGTTGTTTAAAAGGGAGCATTTTTGCTTCCTTTTTCATTTGTCTGATACAGACGTCTGTTTTTGCTGAAGAATTAATTCGTGTTGGCGAATCCGCTTTATTGACGACGGCGCTATCTGAGCGAGCATTGTCACAAGGGCTGGATCAGCATCCGACTTGGTTAGCTTTACTGCATTCGAAAAATGGGGAATCCAGAATTTCGGATGAGAACTTTATCCTTTCACGTTCACATTTCTCTTCCCGAAACGAGTTGTTGGCGAGCATTGATGTTCTGTTTGGCCGCCAATTGGATGCTCAATATTTGTGTAAGTTTCCCGCCAGGACTTTATGGCTTAGTACGTCATTGTCCTTGAAATCTCCGGATTTCAGTCACTGTGAATCTTTTGTTGAATTTAAAGAAAAAGCCCCTGTCGATAAGGTGTCGTTAGTTTATTCGTCAGAAAACCTGACTCAGCCCTCCAGCATGATGGGACATGTATTTCTAAAACTGGGTGGTCAGGGGAGTGATGGTCATCAGGTAGAGCACGCTGTTTCATACTTTACTGAGATTACTGGGATCAATGTTCCTAAGATAATATTTGAGAGTTTGTTTTTAGGAAAAAAAGGGTACTTTGCGCTTTCGCCTTATGCGGAAAAAGAGAAATATTATCTAGACGCTGAGCAAAGAAATCTATGGAGTTACCAGTTACGGTTGAGTCCAGGTCAGGCTGAGTTAATTCAGGCGCATATTTGGGAATTAAAACAAGCCCGGCTGGAGTACTTTTTCCAAGATTACAATTGCGCCACGTTACTTACTTTCTTGCTGGGCACAGCCCATTCCGAGCTGTTATCAGAAGATGAGTTATGGATTACGCCTCTAGATTTAGTAAAGCTTGTGAATCAGTACAAGCTTGTAGATCAAGTGACTGTGATTCCGGCGAATAAATGGAAGCTTCGAATGCTGTCTGAAAACTTAAATGATGACGTTCAGCAGCAGATAATGAATGCAATTACGACACAGAACTTTGATGTGATTAAAGATCGCTCTTTCGATTCAAATGCTTTTTTAATGGCTGAATTAACCGGAAGTTATCTTGATTATATGTTGGAGCAAGGGACGTTGGCTCCAAACGACTGGGCTCAGTTAACTGATACATTAAACGAAACTCGTTCAACTTTGAGCGATGACTTTTCGATTGATGTTTCTCAGTACAAAAATCCGCTTAAGACGCCGCCTGATTCACAAGTTTTTGGGGGCTTTGTTTATGAGCAGGGGACTGAAAAACTTAAATTTGGTTTTTTGCCAACGTCTCATACCCTAGAAGACGATAACCGACAATTTTTCAGCGAGAATGAACTTAAACTGGGTAGCCTTTCTTTGTTGTATTCTCCCGAGAAGTCTCGCCTTGAATTGGAAGAATTTGAACTTTATTCTGCGGTTTCGTTGATTCCCTATGACCGTTTTTCTGGTGGCGTATCGGGTCGCTTCAGGTTCGGGATTGAACAGCATTATGATGAGCATTTGAATAACAAGAGCGCTGTAAATATTGGCGGCGGTATTGGGCTAGGACAATCTTTCAGTCAGGATGGTTTTTTCTATGGGTTGTTGGCGGGTGGAGTAGCTGCAACCAGTGAAGAAGAATATCTTTACCTTGATCCTGAAATCGGAATGGTGCTGCATGAGGTGTTTGATATGAAAAGTATTATTTCCTATCAATACTTATGGAATCAGCGAGCGTCCAAGTCTGATATATCATCGCTTAAATTTGTTCAATCGAAGTTTATTAATCAAAATTTTAGTGTGATCTTTCAGTATGAGCATTTGTGGAATGATGCTCAGGCAGAAGATCGCTTTGAGTTATTGTCGAAATATTATTTTTAA
- the folK gene encoding 2-amino-4-hydroxy-6-hydroxymethyldihydropteridine diphosphokinase, with translation MAAVYVSIGTNIDRYTHVTAALNHLQAFFGPLDVSQVYESEAVGFDGDNFLNLVAKFETKLPVGELSRWLKRLEDDYGRCRDSEKFSARTLDIDILTYDDLLGEVDGIELPRDEVTKNAFVLLPLSEIASDVQHPAYDRNYGQMWADYDKSKQKLWTVDFQWQDQWISRAQ, from the coding sequence ATGGCGGCGGTATACGTTAGCATTGGCACAAATATAGATCGTTATACCCATGTGACAGCGGCGCTAAATCATTTGCAGGCCTTTTTTGGGCCGCTGGATGTCTCTCAAGTGTACGAGAGCGAGGCGGTGGGGTTCGACGGTGATAACTTTTTAAATCTGGTGGCTAAATTTGAGACGAAATTACCTGTGGGTGAGTTGTCACGTTGGCTCAAACGGTTAGAAGACGATTATGGCCGTTGTCGTGATTCTGAGAAATTCAGCGCGCGTACTTTGGATATCGACATTTTGACCTATGACGATTTATTGGGTGAAGTGGATGGTATCGAGTTACCTCGTGATGAAGTCACCAAGAATGCTTTTGTTTTATTGCCTTTGTCTGAAATTGCATCAGACGTTCAACATCCTGCATACGATCGTAACTACGGTCAGATGTGGGCGGACTATGATAAGTCCAAGCAAAAGCTTTGGACGGTGGATTTTCAATGGCAGGATCAATGGATTTCCCGAGCGCAATAA
- a CDS encoding substrate-binding periplasmic protein has protein sequence MKLVRNLIIVLFCWWCSSVLADAHGLVNAMEKRVTVATSTHNPPFNFDKPNAKLLLQEILPPGQDSERLQGYSLDILRESFHEMGYTIELHVYPWPRAFDEVKKGNLDILFPTGFNEERTQFFQYSHEPINHVEFLIYVKPSSTLVWNGLDSLDGLLIGVLRGWNYGPKWQTRDRIVKYEINEILQGFYMLDHGHVDGLAGYKLNFDYALKQANKKQRFKQLPVFDSTDEYAVTAKNHPHGKQLLTDFDEGKRRIIENGTFLRITNKWQGTEEAHIRK, from the coding sequence ATGAAACTTGTGCGCAATCTGATAATCGTACTCTTCTGTTGGTGGTGCAGCAGCGTATTAGCTGATGCTCATGGTTTGGTTAACGCTATGGAAAAGCGTGTAACTGTGGCAACCTCAACACATAACCCGCCTTTTAATTTCGATAAACCTAATGCAAAACTGTTACTGCAGGAGATACTCCCACCAGGCCAGGACTCAGAACGACTGCAAGGCTACAGCTTGGATATTCTGCGAGAGAGTTTCCACGAAATGGGGTACACCATTGAACTGCATGTCTATCCCTGGCCACGCGCGTTCGATGAAGTAAAGAAAGGCAATCTCGATATTTTATTTCCAACCGGATTCAACGAAGAGCGCACTCAATTTTTCCAGTATTCCCATGAACCGATTAATCATGTTGAATTTTTGATCTACGTTAAACCCAGTTCGACACTGGTCTGGAACGGGCTTGATTCCTTGGATGGTTTACTCATTGGCGTCTTACGGGGCTGGAACTATGGGCCGAAATGGCAAACCCGAGATCGGATTGTAAAGTACGAGATCAATGAAATTCTGCAGGGTTTTTACATGCTTGATCACGGTCATGTGGACGGCCTGGCTGGTTACAAACTTAACTTTGATTACGCACTAAAACAGGCTAATAAAAAACAACGCTTCAAGCAGTTACCGGTCTTTGATTCAACAGATGAATACGCTGTTACCGCAAAAAATCATCCCCACGGCAAACAGCTTCTGACCGACTTTGATGAAGGCAAACGACGTATTATCGAAAACGGAACATTTCTTCGTATTACCAACAAATGGCAAGGGACAGAAGAAGCACACATCCGAAAATAA